The sequence below is a genomic window from Longimicrobium sp..
GGTGGAGCGGGTGAGCGGGCAGCCGTTCGGGGAGTACGTGCGCGACCACGTGTTTCGCCCGGCGGGGATGGCCGTCGCGGATTTGGATGCGTATCGGCGGCTGCCGTGGGCCCGCGGCTACTCGCGCCCGCCGGAGACGGACCCCATGGGGCTGGAGCCGCGCCGGAGCAACGAGTGGATGGTGGGCAGCCAGGGTCCGTCGACGGACCTGAACGGCTTCGGCGGCATCGCCCTGACGGCGGAAGACCTGTTCCTGTTCACCCGCGCTCTGCGCGAGCACCGGCTGCTGGGCGCGGAGATGACGCGGACGGCGCTGGAAGGAAAGGTGGACGTGGGTCCCGGCGCCCCGGTGAAGTACGCGTACGGCTTCTACGTGGCTGCGTTCCCCGACTCGCACCCTGAGATCGGCCACAGCGGCGGCGGCAGCGCCTCCGGCATCGGCGCCGACGTGGAGATGGTGGGCGACTGGACGCTGGTGGTGCTGAGCAACTACGACCTGGAGCAGGACCTGCGCCCCATGGCCGGGCCGGTGCTGGGGTTCCTGGCCCGCCAGTAGACGTCGCGAGCGCTAACAGCAATCGACCCTCCCCGGCGCCGGGGAGGGTCGCCGCGTTTGTAGTGCACCCAGGGCGGGCCACACCCTTCCACTCACACGAAGGCAAGCCAGTCCGCGCAGGCGGACTTCGTGTGGTCGTTGCAGCGAATTCATTCGCCCGTGCAGACCTGAGGCGGCTCCACAACCAGGGCCCCGAGTCCCGAGTTCCGACTCCGGAGTCCCAGGGTTCCCTGCCGCTGCCGCGCCCAGCCTTAGAAGTGCCTCAGGCTAGATCCTTCGGCCCGCGACGGGTGTGCTACGGGTCGGTTCGGTGCGCCTGGGCCTCAGGATGACAGGTTTGCGGCGGTGGGTTCGGATTCTCCCCTCTCCGCACAGCAGTACCGTGCGGGGAGGGGACAGGGGAGGGGCCTACTCCAGCCCGTACACCGCCCGCAGTTTGCCGCGCAGGTTGGCCAGCAGCGGCGCGGGGCTCAGCGGGCGGCCGGTGGCGCGCTGGCAGAGCTCGGGCGCGGTGTAGCGCCGGCCGTGTGCGTGCACGTTCGTCTTCAGCCAGGCCAGCAGATCGCCGAACTCGCCCGCCCGGAGCTGGGCGTCGAGGTCCGGGATGGCCTCGCCAATGGCTTCCCACAGCTGCGCCGCGTACAGGTTGCCCAGCGCGTAGGTGGGAAAGTAGCCCACGGCACCCATCGACCAGTGGATGTCCTGCATGGCGCCTCGCGCGTCGTCGGGCACCGTCAGCCCCAGGTCGCTCCGGATGCGCTCGTTCCAGGCGCCGGGGAGGTCGCGCACGGCCAAGTCGCCCTTGAGCATGGCGCGCTCCAGGTCGAAGCGCAGCATGATGTGAAGGTTGTACGTGGCCTCGTCGCTCTCGATGCGGATCAGGTTGGGCTCGACCACGTTCAGCCCGCGGAACACCGTCTCCGCGTCCAGCGCCGAGATGGCCTCGCTCCCCGCCTGCGCCTGCAGGCGGGGCAGGGCCCACTCCCAGAAGGGCCGGCCGCGCCCCACCAGGTTTTCCCACATCCGGGACTGGCTTTCGTGAATGCCCATGCTGGCGGCCTCGGCCAGGGGCTGACCGAATCGCTCGGCCTTGGGCAGGTTTTGCTCGTACAGCCCGTGCCCCACCTCGTGCATGCTGGAGTGCAGCGCGCTCAGGAACTGCGCCTCGTCGTAGCGCGTGGTCAGGCGCGTGTCGCCGGGGCCGGCGCCCTCGCAGAACGGGTGGGTGGACACGTCCAGCCGCCCGGCGCTGAAGTCGAACCCCATCCGCTCCACGACGCTTCGATTGAACGCCTCCTGCCGTTCGACGGAGAGCGGGATGTTCATCCACGACGTGTCGGGACGGTTGCCGCTCTCCCCCAACTCGCGGATCAGCGGCACCAGCCCCGCCCGCAGCTCACCGAACACGCGGTCCAGTTCGGCGGCGCGCATTCCGGGCTCGTAGTTGTCGAGCAAGGCGTCGTACAGCTCTCCGCCCTCGGGCACACCCACGTGCTCGGCCGTCCGCTGGTTCAGCACCATCAGCTTTTCCAGCCAGGGGGCGAACGCCGCGAAGTCGTGCCGCTCCCGCGCGTCGCGCCAGGTGTGCATCGCCAGCGTGGTGGTCTCGGCCATCTCGCGGACGAGCGCCATCGGCAGGCGGGTCGCGTGCTGGTAGTCGCGATCCAGGTTGAGGACGTTGGCCGCCGCGTCCGGGTCGGCCATCAGCTCGGCGTCCGCCAAGCAGCGGGCGATCAGCTCGCCCAGCTCGGGGCGGGTGCGCCGCTCGTGCACCAGCGACGACAGGAGCGACGCCTGCTCCCCGCGCAGGGCCGCGGCGGCGGGAGGCATCATCACCTCCTGGTCCCATCCCAGCGTGGCGGAAACGGAGCCCAGCGTGGCGATGTCGCGCATCTCGCGCAGCAGCTGGTCGTACGGCGTCTGGCCCTGGGCCTCGGGCGCGGAGGCCGTCTGGAGCGTATCGGTCATCGGGTCGCGGTCGGTTCGGTTGATGGATGCGCGTCAGCCCGGTGTGTACCCCCTCTCCCACGCTGTTTGTGGGAGAGGGTGGCACGCGTGTCAGCGCGGCCGGGTGAGGGCCCCAAGGCAGCCGAGGCCTCGGCATCAGTGACCGCTGCCGCGCTCTGGCCATTACGTGCCCTCGGATAGATCCTTCGGCCCGCGACGGGTCTGCCGCGGCTCGGCCGGGCGCGCCTGGGCCTCAGGATGACAGAATGGGCGCGCGACAAATTCTGGCTCACACGAGAGCAGGCCAGTCCGCGCAGGCGGACTTCGTGTCCTTGTTGCAGCGACTTCAGTCGCCCGTGCCCGGTCAGGTGAGGGCCCCGTGCCAAGTGGGGTGAGGGCCCCTGGCGAGGCTCTGGTGAGGGTCCTTGGCCAGGCTCGGGTGAGGACCCTACACCTTAAGCTCGGGAGCGGCCTCGCCGACGGCGTCGGGGTAGCGGGCGAGGACGGGGGCGACCCACTCGTTCAGGAACTCGTCCACCTGGGCGGGCGCGCGGCCCACGTACAGCTCCGGGCGCAGGTCCTCTTCCAACTCCTCGCGCGAAACGCCGAACGCCGCATCCGCCGCGATCCGGTCCATCAGGTCGTTCGGGAGGCCGTGCTGCTTCACCTGGCGCCCCGCCTCGATGCTGTGCACGCGCACCCGCTCGTGCAGGTCCTGGCGGTCGCCGCCGCGCTTGGCGGCGCGCATCATCAGGTTTTCCGTGGCCATGAAGGGAAGTTCCTCCATTAGCCGCCGCCGGATCATCTCCGGATAGACGACCATCCCCGACGCCACGTTGTGCATCAGCAGCAGCACGGCGTCCACCGAGAGATACCCCTCCGGAACCGCGATGCGCTTGTTGGCCGAGTCGTCCAGGGTGCGCTCGAACCACTGGCTGGCGGCGGTGAACGCAGGGTCGATCACCAGCGCAATGGCGTGACGGGCCAGCGCGTTGATCCGTTCGCAGCGCATGGGATTGCGCTTGTACGGCATGGCCGACGAACCGATCTGCTGCTCCTCGAACGGCTCCTCCACCTCCTTCAGGTGCGAGAGCAGGCGCACGTCGTTGGCGAACTTCGACGCCGACTGCGCCACGCCCGAGAGCGTCGAAAGGCAGCCGTAGTCCACCTTGCGCGGATACGTCTGCCCGCCGACGCCGTACACCTGCTCGAAGCCCATCTTTTCGGCGATCAGCCGCGTCAGCCGTTCCGCCTTCTCCCCGTCTCCCTCGAACAGGTCCACGAAGCTGGCCTGCGTGCCCGTGGTCCCGCGCGAGCCGTGGAACCGGAGCGTCTGGATGCGGAACTCCACCTCTTCCAGGTCCAGCAGCAGGTCCTGGATCCACAGCGTCGCGCGCTTGCCGACCGTAGTGGGCTGCGCCGGCTGAAAGTGGGTGAACCCCAGCGTGGGCAGGTCGCGGTAGCGCCGCGCGAACCCGGAAAGGGCCGCGACGGTGGCGACGATGCGCCGGGCGACCAGCCTCAGCGCCTCGCGGTGCTGGATGAGGTCGGTGTTGTCGCCGACGTACGCGCTGGTGGCGCCCAGGTGGATGATGGCGCGTGCCTCGGGCGCCTGCTCGCCCAGGTGGTGCACGTGCGCCATCACGTCGTGGCGAAGCTGGCGCTCCAACTCGGCCGCGCGCTTCAGGTCGAAGTCGTCCAGGTGCGCGCGGATGGCCGCGACCGCCTCGTCCGGAATCGGCAGCCCCAGCTCGCGTTCGGCCTCGGCGAGCGCCAGCCACAGCCGCCGCCACGTGCCGAATTTGAACTTCGGCGAAAAGATGTACGACATCTCCGCCGAGGCGTATCGCTCGGTCAGCGGATTGGAATATCGGTCGATCGACATCGTCGTTTTCGGGATCAGGTCGGCTCGCGCCGTAGCTCCAGCAGGTCCCACAGGTTGCCGTACAGGTCCTGGAACACGGCCACGGTTCCGTAGCTTTCCTCGCGCGGCGGCTCGATGAAGCGCACGCCGCGCTCCGTGAACGCGCGGTGGTCGCACCAAAAGTCGTCCGTGTGCAGGAACCAGGCGACGCGCCCGCCGGTCTGGTCACCCACGCGAGCCTCCTGCTCGGGGGTGGCGGCGCGCGCGAGCAGCAGCCCGGCCCCGGTGGACCCCCGGGGACGCACGACCACCCAGCGCTTCCCCGCGCCGAGCGCGGTGTCCTCCACCAGCTCGAACCCGAGCACGGTGGTGAAGAACGCGATGGCCTCGTCGTAGTCGCGCACGACGAAGGTCGCCGCGCCGATCGTCTGCATCGACACGACGACCTACGGCACCAGCTGCGGCCCGCGCCTGCGCGGCGGCTTCGTCCCCGCGTCGGCCGGATAGGCGACGCCGGTCAGGAACAGCCCCTCGGGAGGCGCGGGGGACGATGTTTCCAGCCCCGGCTCGTTCGCCAGCAGCGCGTCCATCACCTCCGGCGGCCGCTGACCCAGGCCGATGTCCACCAGCGTCCCCGTCAGGTAGCGCACCATGTGGTGAAGGAAGCGGTTGGCGCTGATGTGAAACTCCAGCCCGATCCCCTCCCACGGCGCCCAGCGCGCCTCGGTGACGGTGCAGCGGTCGCCGCGCTCTTCCTGCCCCGCCTTGGCGAACGCTTTGAACGAGTGCTCGCCTACGATGCGCTCCGTCGCGCGTTCCATCGCCAGCAGGTCCACGGGGCGCACGAGGGGCCAGCACCAGGGCGAGCGGAAGGGCGAATCGGCCTCGGCGGCCAGGCCCACGCGGTAGACGTAGGACCGCGTGGTGGCGTCGTAGCGCGGATGGAAGTAGGGTGGCGCCTCGGCGGCGTCGGCGATCCACACGTCGTCGGGAACCAGCGCGTTCATGGCGCGGCGCAGCGCGGGCGCCGTCCAGCGTCCCGGCACGTCGGTGGCGGCCACCTGCCCGGTGGCGTGCACGCCGCGGTCGGTGCGCCCGGAGCCGATGACGGGGCAGGGGCCGTTGGTCAGCTTGGCCAGCACGACCTCCAGCTCGCCCTGCACCGTGCGCTGGTCGGGCTGCACCTGCCAGCCGTGAAAGGCGCGGCCGTCGTAGTGGATCGTAAGGCGGATTCGCCGCCGCTCGGGAATGTTCATCGCGGCGCCAAGCTAGGCCCCGCCGCGCCCGCGCGAAAGTGCGCCGATGGGCGCATCGATCGTGAAAACCGGCTCCCGATGCCATCGCGAGAGGCCGGCCACACCACACCCGACACCGCGCCGTCGGACATTGCGAGCAGAGGCATCCGCCAGACATGAGGAGAGACGCGCGGATGGTCGTCGGGAGCCAGGGACGCGTGGCATGTGGGGCGACCACTTCCGTCATGCGTGGTTCGAGTTTTAAGCGGCATCAGTTTCTGCGCACCACCACTGGGGCCCCTCCCCCGGCCCCTCCCCGCACGGTACTGCTGTGCGGAGAGGGGAGAACTTCGGACGGGGGTCAGCCGAGCTCGCTCACGCTGCGGGGTCCCCCTCTCCCGGCCTCTCCCCCGCAAACTGCGCGGGAGAGAGGAGCACTTCGATCGCGGCTCACGTACCTTCGCACTTTCGCACTCACGCACTCACGTACTCCCACACTTCCCGCCTCCCCGATTGACACCCGCACCCCGCCCCGGTAGCATTCCGAACTCCTTTCCGCGCACAACGATCCACCCTTTGTCCAACTCCGGCGCCATGCTGTTCCCCGTTCGGCTGCACGACGCGGTCGACACCGAAACCGTCCTGCGGCGCCTGCTCCCCGTCCTGGCGGGGCACAAGGGCGAGCGCCGCGTGGCGTACGCGGAGTACGACGCCTCGCGCGGCGTGCTCGTGCGGCGCTGGACGCTGGCGGATGGGGGCACCGTGGACGAGGCGGCGATCGAGATCGAGCCCGCGCGCCTGCACTCGCTGCTGATGGACGACGCTGGCGGCGACCGCCCGCTGCGCCCGGCGGACTCGGCGCCGGTGTGGGTGCTGCGCGACCTGATCCCGGGGCTGGACCCCGAGCGCGCGTGGATCCGCGTGCGCGCCATCGCCCACGACGGGGCGCTGATGGGCGTGCTCCTGGTCACCGAAACGCGCCGGTTCAGCTTCACCCGCAAGACGGATGACGGCTCCGTTCCCGCCGCGGGCGACGTGCTGGAAATGGCGCTCGCCCGCGCCCGGGCGCTGCGCGAATCGCCGGCGCTGCTCGACGGCGGCGCGCCCGTGGGCCTGGCGGATTCCGTCGTGGAGCGGCTCAAGGAAAGCGAGCGGGCCATCGCCGACGCGCGCGCCGAGGTGGAGCGCACCCGCGAACGGGTAGAGGCGCTGGAGCGCGCGGCGGGCGGCGCCACCGAGCTGCTGATGGACGCCCACGTGGAGCTGGACCGGCGCGCGGGCCGCCACCAGCGCCAGACGCGCGTCATCTTTTTGCTGCGCAAGCTGCTGGAGCAGAACGCCGCGGGGATGCAGCCCCGTGAGCTGGCCGGGGAGATCGTCCGCACCGTGGCCGAGGCGTTCGGCGGGGGGCGCTGCTCGCTGCTGCTGGTGCACGGCGCGGACGGCGAGCACGAGCTTCGGCTGGGCGCCGCGGTGGGGCTGCCCCCCGAGGTGGACGCCGACCTCGTGCGGATTCCGCTGGGCTCCGGCATTTCCGGACAGGTGGCGCACACGCGCACCCCGCTCGTCGTGCGCGACCCGCACGAGGGCGACGGGTCGGCGCTGATGCGCGACGACTGGTACACCACCGACGCCTTCGTGTCGCTGCCGCTGGTTTCGCGCGGGCGGCTGCTGGGCGTGCTGAACCTCACCAATTTTCGCTCCGGCACCGTCGACGACGCCGAACTGGAGCAGCTTCGGCTGGTTTCGCTGTGCGTCGCGCTTCTCGCCGACCACGCGGGCCTTTCGGAGCGGCTGTTCGACAACGCCGCCGCCTGACCCACCGTCCATGACTGCTGACGATCCCCGGGCCCTGCTCGACGCCGACCTCGCGGAGCTGGTCCGCCGCGCCACCGAGCGCCCCCTGACCGC
It includes:
- a CDS encoding carboxypeptidase M32; amino-acid sequence: MTDTLQTASAPEAQGQTPYDQLLREMRDIATLGSVSATLGWDQEVMMPPAAAALRGEQASLLSSLVHERRTRPELGELIARCLADAELMADPDAAANVLNLDRDYQHATRLPMALVREMAETTTLAMHTWRDARERHDFAAFAPWLEKLMVLNQRTAEHVGVPEGGELYDALLDNYEPGMRAAELDRVFGELRAGLVPLIRELGESGNRPDTSWMNIPLSVERQEAFNRSVVERMGFDFSAGRLDVSTHPFCEGAGPGDTRLTTRYDEAQFLSALHSSMHEVGHGLYEQNLPKAERFGQPLAEAASMGIHESQSRMWENLVGRGRPFWEWALPRLQAQAGSEAISALDAETVFRGLNVVEPNLIRIESDEATYNLHIMLRFDLERAMLKGDLAVRDLPGAWNERIRSDLGLTVPDDARGAMQDIHWSMGAVGYFPTYALGNLYAAQLWEAIGEAIPDLDAQLRAGEFGDLLAWLKTNVHAHGRRYTAPELCQRATGRPLSPAPLLANLRGKLRAVYGLE
- the purB gene encoding adenylosuccinate lyase — its product is MSIDRYSNPLTERYASAEMSYIFSPKFKFGTWRRLWLALAEAERELGLPIPDEAVAAIRAHLDDFDLKRAAELERQLRHDVMAHVHHLGEQAPEARAIIHLGATSAYVGDNTDLIQHREALRLVARRIVATVAALSGFARRYRDLPTLGFTHFQPAQPTTVGKRATLWIQDLLLDLEEVEFRIQTLRFHGSRGTTGTQASFVDLFEGDGEKAERLTRLIAEKMGFEQVYGVGGQTYPRKVDYGCLSTLSGVAQSASKFANDVRLLSHLKEVEEPFEEQQIGSSAMPYKRNPMRCERINALARHAIALVIDPAFTAASQWFERTLDDSANKRIAVPEGYLSVDAVLLLMHNVASGMVVYPEMIRRRLMEELPFMATENLMMRAAKRGGDRQDLHERVRVHSIEAGRQVKQHGLPNDLMDRIAADAAFGVSREELEEDLRPELYVGRAPAQVDEFLNEWVAPVLARYPDAVGEAAPELKV
- a CDS encoding VOC family protein; translation: MQTIGAATFVVRDYDEAIAFFTTVLGFELVEDTALGAGKRWVVVRPRGSTGAGLLLARAATPEQEARVGDQTGGRVAWFLHTDDFWCDHRAFTERGVRFIEPPREESYGTVAVFQDLYGNLWDLLELRREPT
- the truA gene encoding tRNA pseudouridine(38-40) synthase TruA; this translates as MNIPERRRIRLTIHYDGRAFHGWQVQPDQRTVQGELEVVLAKLTNGPCPVIGSGRTDRGVHATGQVAATDVPGRWTAPALRRAMNALVPDDVWIADAAEAPPYFHPRYDATTRSYVYRVGLAAEADSPFRSPWCWPLVRPVDLLAMERATERIVGEHSFKAFAKAGQEERGDRCTVTEARWAPWEGIGLEFHISANRFLHHMVRYLTGTLVDIGLGQRPPEVMDALLANEPGLETSSPAPPEGLFLTGVAYPADAGTKPPRRRGPQLVP
- a CDS encoding GAF domain-containing protein, whose product is MLFPVRLHDAVDTETVLRRLLPVLAGHKGERRVAYAEYDASRGVLVRRWTLADGGTVDEAAIEIEPARLHSLLMDDAGGDRPLRPADSAPVWVLRDLIPGLDPERAWIRVRAIAHDGALMGVLLVTETRRFSFTRKTDDGSVPAAGDVLEMALARARALRESPALLDGGAPVGLADSVVERLKESERAIADARAEVERTRERVEALERAAGGATELLMDAHVELDRRAGRHQRQTRVIFLLRKLLEQNAAGMQPRELAGEIVRTVAEAFGGGRCSLLLVHGADGEHELRLGAAVGLPPEVDADLVRIPLGSGISGQVAHTRTPLVVRDPHEGDGSALMRDDWYTTDAFVSLPLVSRGRLLGVLNLTNFRSGTVDDAELEQLRLVSLCVALLADHAGLSERLFDNAAA